One genomic region from Clostridium saccharobutylicum DSM 13864 encodes:
- a CDS encoding L-lactate MFS transporter has translation MKKTHENRWLIVLGTVIAQLGLGTIYTWSLFNQPLVDKFGWQLSKVTITFSITSFALAFATLAGGKLQEKLGIRKLISISGLILGIGLILTSRVTSLAMLYITAGIIVGAADGIAYLTSLSNCIKWFPEKKGLISGISVGAYGTGSLIFKYINGSLINSNGVSEAFLYWGIIAMILVVIGAQLLKDAPILSSITTNNSNEKDFSVTEMLRTKEAYFLFLIFFTACMSGLYLIGIVKDIGVQLAGLTPAVAANAVAMVAIFNTAGRIILGALSDKLGRLNIIIFTLAVITVSVFVLSFVHLNFVIFFACVASIAFCFGGNITVFPTIVGDFFGSKNQTKNYGIIYQGFGLGALSGSFIATLAGGFIPTFIIVGNLCIVSIILTSMMNSTKLNTCFEQTNKLLKKVS, from the coding sequence ATGAAAAAAACACATGAAAACCGTTGGTTAATAGTATTAGGTACAGTAATTGCCCAATTAGGACTCGGAACAATTTATACTTGGAGTTTATTTAATCAGCCTCTAGTAGATAAATTTGGATGGCAGTTAAGTAAGGTGACTATTACTTTCTCTATAACTAGTTTTGCTTTAGCATTCGCTACATTAGCTGGAGGTAAACTTCAGGAAAAACTAGGAATTAGAAAACTTATATCAATTTCAGGTTTAATCTTAGGAATTGGTCTAATACTAACATCTAGAGTAACTTCACTAGCCATGTTATATATTACAGCTGGCATAATAGTTGGAGCCGCAGATGGTATTGCATATCTTACATCACTTTCAAATTGTATTAAGTGGTTTCCAGAAAAAAAGGGACTTATTTCAGGTATATCAGTTGGAGCCTATGGAACAGGAAGTTTGATTTTTAAATATATTAATGGAAGTTTAATCAATAGTAATGGTGTTTCAGAAGCATTTTTATACTGGGGAATTATAGCTATGATATTGGTTGTTATTGGCGCTCAGCTATTAAAAGATGCTCCAATACTAAGTTCTATTACTACTAATAATTCAAATGAAAAAGATTTTTCTGTAACAGAAATGCTTAGAACTAAAGAAGCATACTTTTTATTTTTAATATTCTTCACAGCTTGTATGAGTGGTCTTTATTTAATAGGAATTGTCAAAGATATAGGTGTTCAATTAGCTGGTCTTACACCTGCTGTAGCAGCAAATGCAGTAGCTATGGTTGCAATATTTAATACAGCTGGACGAATTATATTAGGAGCTTTATCAGATAAACTTGGCAGATTAAACATAATAATTTTCACTCTCGCTGTTATAACTGTTTCAGTATTTGTTTTAAGCTTTGTGCATTTAAATTTTGTAATTTTCTTTGCGTGTGTTGCTTCAATTGCATTTTGTTTCGGTGGAAATATCACAGTATTCCCCACTATTGTAGGTGATTTCTTCGGTTCTAAAAATCAAACTAAAAATTATGGAATTATATATCAAGGCTTTGGTTTAGGCGCTCTTTCAGGTTCATTCATTGCAACATTAGCAGGAGGCTTTATACCTACATTTATAATTGTCGGAAACTTATGTATAGTATCAATAATTTTAACTTCTATGATGAACTCAACAAAACTTAATACTTGCTTTGAACAAACTAATAAGCTATTAAAAAAAGTCTCGTAA
- a CDS encoding LytR/AlgR family response regulator transcription factor: MKAIIVEDEFLAREELKYFITNYSKIEIIDEFEDGIEVLKFIQNNEVDIIFMDINIPSLDGVLLAKSISKFSKKPYIVFITAYKEHAAEAFEIEAFDYILKPYSESRIVSMLKKLESINNHKENSLCKTNIQSKINLWKNEKIIVVNMDDIYYCVAEERITHVFTKKDEYSVNLGIAEFYDSLPKDTFFRCHRSYIVNINKIREIIPWFNNTYNLKLQDIDYQIPVSRSNIKEFKQLMNI; encoded by the coding sequence ATGAAAGCTATAATAGTTGAAGATGAATTTTTAGCACGAGAAGAGCTTAAATATTTTATTACAAACTATAGCAAAATAGAAATAATAGATGAATTTGAAGATGGAATAGAAGTACTTAAATTTATTCAAAATAACGAAGTTGATATTATATTCATGGATATAAATATACCATCTTTGGATGGTGTGCTACTTGCTAAAAGCATAAGCAAGTTTTCTAAAAAACCATACATAGTTTTTATAACAGCCTATAAGGAACATGCTGCGGAAGCTTTCGAAATAGAAGCTTTTGATTATATATTGAAACCTTATTCAGAATCTAGAATTGTATCTATGTTAAAAAAATTGGAGAGCATTAATAATCATAAAGAAAATAGCTTATGCAAAACTAATATACAAAGTAAAATAAATTTATGGAAAAATGAAAAGATAATAGTGGTAAATATGGATGATATATATTACTGCGTTGCTGAGGAAAGAATAACTCATGTTTTTACGAAGAAAGACGAGTATTCAGTAAACTTAGGTATAGCTGAATTTTATGACAGCCTGCCAAAGGATACTTTCTTTAGATGTCATAGATCTTATATTGTTAATATAAATAAGATAAGAGAAATCATACCTTGGTTTAATAACACTTATAATTTAAAACTTCAAGATATAGATTATCAAATACCAGTAAGCAGAAGTAACATAAAAGAATTTAAACAGCTTATGAATATATAA